The sequence CGAGCGTCCGCCGTCCTGTGTGATTATGCAACCAGATGTGTCCGGGATGAAGATGTCGTCAACATTAACGGAGGTCTTGCCCCTTTATTATCGGTTTTATTATAGACGTTGTCAAAGAATTGCATTAACTTATACCAATCCTGTCTGTGCAAAACGTGAATCATCCTGCTGATGCCGCTAGTACCCCCACCACCCCCCGCTTGCGGGGGGATGGGGGGGTGGGGGGGTGATCCAGAGGCCTGCGCACTCTCGACCGTGCGGCGATCTTGGGCTGGTGCGAGTTACGCTACCTCGCAAGCGGGGGGTGATCCAGAGGTCTGCGCACTAGGATACATGGTTTTCGCGAACGGGGTTGGTATTGGTAATAATACCTGCCGGTCTGCGTAACCGTAGGGGCGGGGTCCCAACCCGCCCGCTAAAGTTTCCGTATCTAGCATTCCTGCACGCGGGCCAGCGGCCCGCGCACCCAGGGAACCGCGTGAGGCTAGTGCAATTTACAAAGCGCCCAATGGCCAAAAATGATCCTGTTATGCATAAACCTTACACGCTCTGTGTCCTCTGTGTGCTCCGTGGTGATCTTTCCACCACAGAGATCACGGAGATCGCAGAGACTGAAGATAATTTTGTCTTTCATTGAAGATAGGGTTGTGAACATGTTTCTTACAAAGCGTCCAATGGCCAAAAATGATCCTGTTATGCATAAACCTTATACGCTCTGTGTCCTCTGTGTGCTCCGTGGTGATCTTTCCACCACAGCGATCACGGAGATCGCAGAGACTGAAGATAATTTTGTCTTTCATTGAAGATAGGGTTGTGAACATGTTTCTTACAAAGCGTCCAATGGCCAAAAATGATCCTGTTATGCATAAACCTTACACACTCTGTGTCCTCTGTGTGCTCCGTGGTGATCTTTCCACCACAGAGATCACGGAGATCGCAGAGACTGAAGATAGTTTTATCTTTCATTGAAGATAGGGTTGTGAACATGTTTCTTACAATGCTCCTAATGGCCAAAAATGATCCTGTTATGCATAAACCTTACACACTCTGTGTCCTCTGTGTGCTCCGTGGTGATCTTTCCACCACAGAGATCACGGAGATCGCAGAGACTGAAGATAATGTTATCTTTCATTGAAGATAGGGTTGTGAACATGTTTCTTACAATGCGCCCAATGGCCAAAAATGATCCTGTTATGCATAAACCTTACACACTCTGTGTCCTCTGTGTGCTCCGTGGTGAGTTTTTGCAGTACACTCAATGATGCAGTGGACTCATCGTTTGGCTTAGGCACGTATGGCAGTTATCTGTTCAGCTCCATCAACCGCCATACCAGCTCGCGCTGGACTGACGGTGCAACCGTGTAGCGGATCTGGCCGCGCTCGTTGGGGTAAAAATCGTGTTGTGGGTCAAGATCATCCCATCCGTAACACGCCATGATAATGCGGTCGAGCGCAACGTGCAGTCGCCGTAGTTCAACAATATCGGCGTCGGTGCAGGTCGGGTTGTGGAAGAGGTTGTAGGTTTTGGTCAGGCCTAGTTGTCGGGCCTGCATGATCTGGCGGCGGTGTTCGTAGTAGGTGGCGCCGATCTGCGCCGCCTGCCAGAAGACCGGCGGCATGTCGGAAAGCTGCCATGCTCCTGCTGCCAGTTGTTCGTATTCCGCCGGTGGGAAGGGGAAGGTGGCAAAACAGTCGGTTGGTGTGTAGCGAAGGTCGGTACGTAAACTGGAGGCTTGTTTTCGTACCCACACCTCATGCACGGCAGATTGCAGCAGGGCGAAGTGGTAGTCGTCGTCGTAGGCGAAGACGATGAGCTGTTCGTTATAGATATACCCCTGAGGAACAAACACCATTGCATGCAACTCACTGACCCGACTCCTTACTAACACCCGTCGCAGCGGAGCGATGGCCTGGCGCATGCCCTTTGCAAAAGCTGCGTAAAGCCACCATCGCTGTTTGAGACGGTCATAACCAGCGACATCTGAGCGCAGTTTTTCACGCTCCGGCTTCACCCGTTCCTCCACCATCCGTAGCAGGTCGGGGTACTGCTGCGCTCGCGCTAGTTCCCAATCGTGGAAGCAGATCACCCACCGACTCGGTTGTTGCGCCGGATGGCTGTTGAGGTCTTCGCCGTTCAGGTAGGGGAAGAGGCAATCGGCGTTGCGCGGGTCGCACTCGATCAGGGCGCGGGCTTCAGCCGGTTCGAGCACAAAGCCGATCCCGCGCACGTAGTCGCCAATGAATGCCTTGCCTTCATTCAGCGGCAGGCGTACCGGTTCGCGTTCAGGCTGATCGTCGAGGCGTGAGGAGATAAAGGGTACCGGCTGGTCATCGAGGATCGCGGCCGTGCGACGGGAATGGTCACTGCGCAGACGTGGGGCTTCAATCACCACCAGATTGACTTCGACGTTCGCCTGGCCGGGCCATGTGACGAAGCGTTGCGCGAACGGTATCCACCCGCCCTGGGCCAAGATGACCTTTAGGCCGCTTTCGCGGGTGTCGCCCTGGCCGAGCGTGTTGGTCGCGATCAGACCCAACCGTCCGCCGGGTTTGAGCAGGGTAAAGGCGCGGCGGAAGAAGGCAGCGCAGAGGTCGGCAATACCGCCGAAGGGATGGTAGGCTGCTTCCAGCCACAGGCGATAGGCTGCGCCGAAGGTGCTACTGATGCGCAGCCCGCCCATAAATGGCGGGTTGCCGATAATCACATCGAAGCCACTGGGTGTAGAGCCGCTATCACGCGGCCCGAGGATGTCGGCGAATTCGAGCGCCCAGTGGAAGAAGGCGTGCCGGTGGCTCAGCTCTGTCACCCGGCTCAGTGTTTGCGGATCGGGCAGCGTATCCCTGCGCAGCACCTCGTACAGATCGGCAGTGGTGAACAGTAGCGGAGGGGTGGTTTCCTGCCCAAAGAACGCGGCAGTATAGGTGTCGCAGGCGTCTTTGAGCTGTCGGAAGGCAACGCTCCGCTGGAGCTGCGCGAAGGCCGTCCGTTTGGCGCGCACCTCGGCAATCGTCGTTTCGGGCATCGCGACAATCTGCTGGATGGCCGTCGCAACCTCGGCCAGCAGTTGGGTAATGAAGCTGTATTGGAAGAGTGCCGATTGCCGTTCTTTCGCGTTGCGTTTCCGAGTCGTGGTCAGCAACGCACGGTTTGCGTTGCCGACCGGTCGGTACGCCGCATCGGGGATACCATCTTTTAAGAGGCTGAGGTCGGCCAGCCCGATCAGCGAGTCGCCGCAGCGGATGTGCTGTTCAAGAAAGGTGAGCGGTTTATCGCGGGTATGACCTTCGAGCCAAAGCGCCACGCGACACAG comes from Chloroflexus sp. Y-396-1 and encodes:
- a CDS encoding type IIL restriction-modification enzyme MmeI is translated as MSTFPTLRIAGGLFGPDLPEQLLRGELPYQQPEDFGISSRRHLNDEIAAVFHDACTLWGVFQNRLARLDERDSATSLTRDAWMIPLLSMLGYELRYNARAYDIDGMSFAISHRLGEDDDAVPVHIVGVRQELDHLAPGGRPRLAPHTLLQEFLNRTEHLWGIVTNGRIIRLLRDSTYIRRQVYLEFDLATMIEEQHFQDFAVFYRLLHRSRLPRTASAARSCPLEIYYQHALEQGSRVREKLREGVEACLQQLANGFLRHRDSQELRAWVAHHGAAELYRQLLRLVYRLLFLLVSEERGLISADPLYREHYSITRLRTLVERPDAFTDHDDLWCSLRVLWMVLRDDTPHVDGQPLATLLGLPVLNGDLFAEQELDHASITNRDLLRAFWYLTFYDSPPRRINYAALDTEELGSVYESLLELHPHLTGADEQMCFTLAVRGTERRATGSHYTPPELVGRLVHQTLEPVLRERLAACRTNREREAAILTLKILDPACGSGHFLLAAARRLGKELARLRTGTDEPPPEAIQNSVRDAITHCIYGVDKNPLAVELCRVALWLEGHTRDKPLTFLEQHIRCGDSLIGLADLSLLKDGIPDAAYRPVGNANRALLTTTRKRNAKERQSALFQYSFITQLLAEVATAIQQIVAMPETTIAEVRAKRTAFAQLQRSVAFRQLKDACDTYTAAFFGQETTPPLLFTTADLYEVLRRDTLPDPQTLSRVTELSHRHAFFHWALEFADILGPRDSGSTPSGFDVIIGNPPFMGGLRISSTFGAAYRLWLEAAYHPFGGIADLCAAFFRRAFTLLKPGGRLGLIATNTLGQGDTRESGLKVILAQGGWIPFAQRFVTWPGQANVEVNLVVIEAPRLRSDHSRRTAAILDDQPVPFISSRLDDQPEREPVRLPLNEGKAFIGDYVRGIGFVLEPAEARALIECDPRNADCLFPYLNGEDLNSHPAQQPSRWVICFHDWELARAQQYPDLLRMVEERVKPEREKLRSDVAGYDRLKQRWWLYAAFAKGMRQAIAPLRRVLVRSRVSELHAMVFVPQGYIYNEQLIVFAYDDDYHFALLQSAVHEVWVRKQASSLRTDLRYTPTDCFATFPFPPAEYEQLAAGAWQLSDMPPVFWQAAQIGATYYEHRRQIMQARQLGLTKTYNLFHNPTCTDADIVELRRLHVALDRIIMACYGWDDLDPQHDFYPNERGQIRYTVAPSVQRELVWRLMELNR